The proteins below are encoded in one region of Shewanella algae:
- the lpxM gene encoding lauroyl-Kdo(2)-lipid IV(A) myristoyltransferase (LpxM is lauroyl-Kdo(2)-lipid IV(A) myristoyltransferase, an enzyme characterized in Escherichia coli and involved in biosynthesis of the form of lipid A found in that species and some closely related species.), which produces MSNTPSKPKKGKYFDRRFRWSLLHPRFWGSWLAIGVLVLFGLLPAIIRDPIARGLSRLVRRIAHKPIKVARANLKACFPDKSESEIEQLLERNTEAFVMTLLAQSELILMPSSYIRKRVKVEGEEHIAAAREAGQPIIFIMPHVWGIEYAGLRLNLDLPMVSMAKAHRNELFNWFNNRMRSSQGGNIYMREAGIRALLAELKQGNSFFYLPDEDLGPEQSVFAPFLGTVKATLPVVGRLAQAGNAQVMPVKIGYDEQARCFRLTVMPAIDPESMQGKENEAKALNKAVEQVINAYPEQYMWFLKVLRTRPEGMPPIY; this is translated from the coding sequence TTGTCAAATACACCTTCCAAGCCTAAGAAAGGCAAATACTTCGATAGGCGCTTCCGTTGGTCATTGTTGCATCCGAGATTTTGGGGCAGTTGGTTGGCGATAGGCGTACTGGTTCTCTTTGGTCTCTTGCCCGCCATTATTCGCGATCCTATCGCTCGCGGTTTGTCACGTTTGGTCAGGCGTATAGCCCATAAGCCCATTAAGGTGGCCAGAGCCAATCTCAAAGCCTGTTTCCCCGATAAGAGTGAATCGGAAATCGAGCAGTTGCTGGAGCGCAACACCGAAGCTTTTGTGATGACCTTGCTGGCCCAATCTGAGCTTATCTTGATGCCGAGCTCCTATATACGCAAAAGAGTCAAGGTTGAGGGAGAAGAGCATATTGCCGCTGCCCGTGAAGCAGGGCAACCGATTATCTTTATCATGCCCCATGTGTGGGGCATAGAGTATGCCGGTTTGAGGCTGAATTTGGATTTGCCCATGGTCTCCATGGCCAAGGCGCATCGAAATGAATTGTTCAACTGGTTCAATAACCGGATGCGCAGCTCTCAAGGCGGCAATATCTATATGCGTGAAGCCGGGATCCGGGCCTTGTTGGCTGAGCTGAAACAGGGTAACAGTTTCTTCTATTTGCCGGATGAAGACTTGGGACCGGAGCAGAGTGTATTTGCGCCATTTTTAGGAACAGTCAAGGCTACTTTACCTGTGGTTGGCCGTTTGGCGCAGGCAGGTAACGCTCAGGTAATGCCGGTGAAGATTGGCTACGACGAGCAAGCCAGGTGCTTTCGTTTGACTGTTATGCCGGCAATTGATCCCGAGTCGATGCAGGGCAAGGAAAATGAAGCTAAGGCGCTGAATAAGGCGGTGGAGCAGGTGATCAACGCCTATCCTGAGCAGTACATGTGGTTTCTTAAGGTACTGCGCACTCGTCCGGAAGGTATGCCGCCGATTTATTGA
- the ihfA gene encoding integration host factor subunit alpha: protein MALTKAEMAEHLFETLGINKRVAKEMVEAFFEEIRTALENGEQVKLSGFGNFDLRDKNQRPGRNPKTGQDIPISARRVVTFRPGQKLKSRVEAANKGK, encoded by the coding sequence ATGGCACTTACCAAGGCCGAAATGGCAGAGCATCTTTTTGAAACGCTTGGCATTAACAAGCGGGTAGCCAAAGAGATGGTTGAAGCGTTTTTCGAAGAGATCCGAACTGCGCTTGAAAATGGTGAGCAGGTCAAGTTATCTGGCTTTGGCAACTTTGATCTTAGGGATAAGAATCAAAGACCGGGAAGGAATCCCAAAACAGGTCAGGACATTCCAATTTCTGCCCGTCGGGTGGTGACATTCCGTCCGGGACAGAAGCTGAAGAGTCGCGTAGAAGCCGCTAACAAAGGCAAATAA
- a CDS encoding Lon-insertion domain-containing protein translates to MKPSLIPAGALTPQYSNLQLPTSSQLTDLLLGQERVIDAFGLLQTLSGQQLFLADFQGIHRTWLFEALSAQSKMPMQYLSGRITRAQLLGYPDSQPSRQPGALAKPGLLFICAESLWKREPLWELLLDAIEKGGFELQGQWQPLQAKVVLVGSSLLYSELRYHERRFSELFALLGELVFEVDLQKVTVNAYVAWLAELAKLSHCQLTESALLPLLRYSSRLTEHQQRLSLASADLAQVFAEAAFYSQGQALDAHAIEHALAQRQQRHNAQEQQSAQNLDDAFIYLPTEGAMVGQINGLTVIDTLDYCYGEPARITASVHYGDGEVADIERKSELAGNIHAKGMMILSACLYRVFGRDAPLHLNANIVFEQSYQEIDGDSASLAEYCSLISAITEQPIDQGLAVTGALDQFGNVQAIGGVNEKIEGFFKLCDRRGLTGSQGVIMPKSNVQQLNLAPEIIAAVEQGQFLLYEITHVDQAVTLLMGIEAGEADEDNNFPEDTLYGMVQQRLDKLAGNLDEEPGYFASLLARLPFFRQ, encoded by the coding sequence ATGAAGCCTAGCTTGATCCCGGCCGGGGCCCTTACCCCTCAATACTCCAATCTGCAGCTTCCCACATCGAGCCAACTGACAGATCTATTACTTGGACAGGAAAGAGTCATAGACGCCTTTGGTCTGCTGCAAACCTTATCAGGACAACAGCTCTTCCTGGCAGACTTCCAGGGTATCCACCGCACTTGGCTGTTTGAAGCCCTGAGCGCCCAAAGCAAAATGCCGATGCAATATTTAAGCGGTCGCATTACCCGGGCACAGCTACTCGGCTATCCGGATAGTCAACCATCAAGGCAACCGGGAGCCCTCGCAAAGCCCGGACTACTTTTTATCTGCGCCGAGTCCTTGTGGAAACGAGAGCCTTTGTGGGAGCTATTGTTGGATGCCATCGAAAAAGGTGGCTTCGAGCTTCAGGGACAATGGCAGCCACTGCAAGCCAAAGTTGTATTGGTGGGCTCGAGTCTGCTCTACAGCGAGCTCAGGTACCATGAGCGCAGATTCAGCGAGTTGTTCGCCCTGCTTGGCGAGCTGGTATTTGAAGTTGATTTGCAAAAGGTTACTGTCAATGCCTATGTAGCCTGGCTGGCAGAGCTGGCCAAGCTCAGTCATTGTCAACTGACCGAGTCGGCCTTACTGCCTCTGCTCAGATACAGCAGTCGCCTGACAGAGCATCAGCAGCGTTTGAGCCTCGCTAGCGCAGATTTGGCACAAGTGTTCGCTGAAGCTGCTTTTTACAGCCAGGGGCAAGCGCTGGATGCCCACGCCATTGAACATGCCCTGGCACAACGTCAGCAGCGACATAACGCCCAAGAACAGCAGTCGGCACAAAATCTTGATGACGCCTTCATCTATTTGCCAACTGAGGGTGCTATGGTGGGGCAAATCAATGGCCTGACAGTGATAGACACCTTGGATTATTGCTACGGCGAGCCGGCCAGGATCACGGCATCGGTGCATTATGGTGATGGTGAAGTGGCCGACATTGAGCGGAAATCTGAGTTAGCGGGCAATATCCACGCCAAGGGAATGATGATCCTGTCCGCATGTCTCTATCGGGTATTTGGCCGCGACGCGCCCTTGCACCTCAATGCCAATATTGTATTTGAGCAGTCCTATCAGGAGATTGACGGCGACAGTGCCTCCTTGGCCGAATATTGCAGCCTGATCTCGGCGATAACCGAACAGCCAATAGACCAAGGACTGGCTGTAACAGGTGCGCTTGATCAGTTCGGCAACGTACAGGCCATCGGCGGTGTCAACGAGAAGATTGAGGGTTTCTTCAAGCTCTGCGACAGGCGTGGCTTGACCGGCAGCCAAGGGGTGATTATGCCCAAGTCCAATGTGCAGCAACTCAACCTGGCACCCGAGATCATAGCGGCGGTAGAGCAAGGTCAATTCCTGCTCTACGAAATCACTCATGTCGACCAAGCTGTCACTCTGTTGATGGGGATAGAGGCCGGGGAAGCAGACGAAGACAACAACTTCCCCGAAGACACTTTATACGGCATGGTGCAACAACGACTGGACAAGTTGGCAGGCAATCTTGATGAAGAACCGGGCTATTTTGCGAGCTTGCTGGCAAGATTGCCATTTTTTCGCCAATAA
- the abiEi gene encoding type IV toxin-antitoxin system AbiEi family antitoxin, which yields MDISTALQRLHSFDRKGIYVYTKGNLRRLFFDDTAEAFKQSLPRLIKQGILERPCRGVYLFALSRRDSYAVEHIACALRRGEYNYVSLESALSEYGAISQIPISYITVMTTGRKGVFKTPYGTIEFTHTQRDDMDILHNTIKIPQRPLRMATEAAALRDLKRVGRNLHMLVES from the coding sequence ATGGATATCAGTACTGCTTTGCAACGGCTGCACAGTTTTGATCGTAAAGGTATTTATGTTTATACCAAGGGGAATCTCAGGCGGCTATTTTTTGATGATACGGCAGAAGCGTTTAAGCAGAGCCTGCCGAGGTTGATAAAGCAGGGGATCCTGGAAAGGCCCTGCCGCGGTGTATACCTGTTTGCACTGAGCCGGCGAGATAGTTACGCGGTAGAGCATATCGCCTGTGCACTGCGGCGCGGTGAGTATAACTATGTTTCGCTGGAATCGGCCCTGTCTGAATACGGTGCGATTTCGCAGATCCCTATCAGCTACATTACCGTGATGACCACAGGTCGAAAGGGAGTTTTCAAGACACCCTATGGCACTATCGAATTTACCCATACCCAGCGCGATGACATGGATATTTTGCATAATACCATCAAAATTCCGCAAAGGCCGCTGCGTATGGCTACAGAAGCGGCTGCCCTGAGAGATTTGAAACGGGTTGGCCGGAACTTACATATGTTGGTTGAATCCTAA
- the rmf gene encoding ribosome modulation factor gives MKRQKRDRLDRAFSKGFQAGVGGRSKELCPYSNLDSRSQWLGGWREGVEGRINGLFNK, from the coding sequence ATGAAGAGACAAAAACGAGATCGTTTAGACCGAGCCTTTTCGAAGGGATTCCAAGCCGGTGTCGGCGGCCGCTCCAAGGAGCTTTGTCCTTATTCGAATCTTGATTCTCGCTCCCAGTGGCTAGGAGGCTGGCGCGAAGGGGTAGAAGGCCGGATAAACGGCCTGTTCAATAAGTAA
- a CDS encoding glutaredoxin family protein encodes MPEAPLTLYHTDGCHLCELAMTLLDGLNIRYRTQDICEQETLAERYGVLIPVLANSLGEELCWPFDEQQVKRFTGA; translated from the coding sequence ATGCCTGAGGCGCCATTGACCCTATACCACACAGATGGTTGCCATCTGTGTGAGTTGGCCATGACCTTGCTCGATGGCCTGAATATTCGTTATCGCACCCAGGATATTTGCGAGCAAGAAACGCTTGCCGAGCGCTATGGCGTGCTTATTCCTGTGCTGGCCAATAGCTTGGGTGAGGAACTCTGTTGGCCCTTCGATGAACAGCAAGTAAAACGCTTTACAGGAGCATAA
- the rlmKL gene encoding bifunctional 23S rRNA (guanine(2069)-N(7))-methyltransferase RlmK/23S rRNA (guanine(2445)-N(2))-methyltransferase RlmL, which yields MLNFFAAAPKGFEYALAQELREFGALEVKESLAGVYFSCPLELAYRITLWTRLASRILLILHRGPCDSAEQLYNAAFCIDWPSHFDNRCTFSIDFHGMGGFIKNTQFGALKIKDAVVDRFREDDLNRPNVQRVDADFKIDAHYRNGQVTIALNFSGPALHQRGYRSGTGEAPLKENLAANMLARAQWDKQTPLLDPFCGSGTVLIEAALIAADMAPGLQRSRFGFEHWYRHDAKLWQSIVEEAKARASIGKNRCDVKFFGSDIDSRMVALAKRNAKSAGVSHLIEFSVANALNITPPLDKGLLISNPPYGERLGNVSSLLQLYYQFGDKLKREFGGWQVALLCSDIELISSLKLKADKQMKMFNGALECAFNLYTLHANSTRRAAVAAEQSGAEVSDIASAFANRVKKNLKQLDKWARKEGIDSYRLYDADIPEYNVAIDKYLDYVVIQEYAAPSSIPEAVSKRRLTDVLLSLPGAIGVEPDKIILKTRERQKGTNQYQRLDKEKLELVTQEYGARFKLNLTDYLDTGLFLDHRLIRKLVGSKANGRDVLNLFAYTGTASVHAGLGGAKSVTTVDMSNTYLNWAKDNFVLNGLIGKQYRFEQGDCLQWIRDCDRKFDLIFIDPPTFSNSKRMEDSFDVQRDHVKLLSDLFKLLNPGGEIIFSNNKRKFKMDSEAMAAQGMSVTNMDAQMLPMDYKRNPHIHNTWLITHA from the coding sequence ATGTTGAATTTTTTTGCGGCGGCCCCCAAGGGGTTTGAATATGCTTTGGCGCAGGAACTGCGCGAGTTTGGTGCGCTTGAGGTCAAGGAAAGCCTGGCCGGGGTTTATTTCTCCTGTCCACTGGAGCTGGCATACCGCATTACCCTTTGGACCAGACTGGCAAGCCGTATTTTGCTTATATTGCATCGCGGTCCCTGTGATTCCGCCGAACAGCTTTATAATGCGGCCTTCTGTATCGATTGGCCGAGCCACTTTGATAACCGTTGTACCTTTAGTATCGACTTTCACGGCATGGGCGGTTTTATCAAGAACACCCAGTTCGGCGCCCTCAAGATTAAAGATGCTGTAGTGGATCGCTTCCGCGAAGACGATCTCAACCGCCCCAATGTGCAACGTGTCGATGCCGACTTCAAAATCGATGCCCACTACCGAAACGGTCAGGTAACCATAGCGCTGAACTTCTCCGGTCCGGCGCTGCATCAACGTGGCTATCGCAGCGGTACCGGTGAGGCGCCATTAAAAGAGAACCTTGCCGCCAACATGTTGGCCAGGGCCCAATGGGATAAACAAACGCCTTTGCTGGACCCATTTTGTGGCAGCGGCACAGTGTTGATTGAGGCGGCTCTGATCGCGGCCGATATGGCCCCGGGGCTGCAACGTAGTCGCTTTGGCTTTGAGCACTGGTATCGCCATGACGCCAAACTTTGGCAAAGCATAGTCGAGGAAGCAAAGGCGCGGGCCAGCATAGGCAAGAACCGTTGTGATGTGAAGTTCTTCGGCTCGGACATAGACTCGCGCATGGTGGCGCTGGCCAAACGTAATGCCAAGAGCGCCGGTGTCAGTCACCTGATTGAGTTCAGTGTTGCCAATGCTCTCAATATCACGCCACCGCTGGACAAAGGTTTGTTGATCTCCAACCCGCCCTACGGCGAGCGTTTGGGTAATGTCTCCTCTTTGTTGCAGCTTTACTATCAGTTTGGCGACAAGCTCAAGCGTGAGTTTGGTGGCTGGCAAGTGGCCTTGCTTTGCAGTGATATCGAATTGATCTCATCGCTTAAGCTCAAGGCCGATAAGCAGATGAAGATGTTCAACGGGGCACTGGAGTGCGCCTTTAACCTCTATACTCTGCATGCCAACTCTACCCGCAGGGCGGCTGTAGCGGCCGAGCAGTCAGGGGCTGAGGTCAGTGACATCGCCAGTGCCTTTGCCAACCGGGTGAAAAAGAATCTGAAACAGCTGGATAAGTGGGCTCGTAAAGAGGGGATCGACAGTTATCGCCTCTATGATGCAGATATCCCTGAATATAATGTCGCTATCGACAAGTATCTGGATTATGTTGTGATCCAAGAGTATGCGGCGCCTTCCAGCATACCTGAAGCCGTCAGCAAGCGACGTTTGACCGATGTGCTTCTGTCTTTGCCCGGCGCCATAGGTGTTGAGCCGGACAAGATCATCCTCAAGACCCGCGAGCGGCAGAAGGGTACAAATCAGTATCAACGGCTCGACAAAGAAAAGCTGGAGCTGGTTACCCAGGAATATGGTGCCCGTTTCAAACTTAACCTGACCGACTATCTGGATACCGGGTTGTTTCTCGATCACAGGCTTATTCGCAAACTGGTGGGCAGTAAAGCCAATGGCCGTGACGTACTCAACCTGTTCGCCTATACGGGAACTGCGTCGGTTCACGCCGGGCTTGGCGGCGCCAAGTCGGTCACGACTGTGGATATGTCCAACACTTACCTTAACTGGGCCAAGGATAACTTTGTGCTCAATGGTTTGATTGGCAAACAGTATCGTTTCGAGCAGGGCGACTGCCTGCAATGGATCCGCGATTGTGACCGTAAGTTCGATCTTATCTTTATCGATCCGCCAACCTTCTCCAACTCCAAGCGGATGGAAGACTCATTCGATGTGCAGCGCGATCACGTCAAGTTGTTGTCTGATCTATTCAAGCTGCTCAATCCGGGCGGAGAGATAATCTTTTCCAACAATAAACGTAAGTTCAAAATGGATAGCGAGGCCATGGCGGCTCAGGGCATGTCAGTCACCAATATGGATGCCCAGATGCTGCCAATGGATTACAAGCGCAATCCGCATATTCATAATACCTGGTTGATCACCCATGCCTGA
- the fabA gene encoding bifunctional 3-hydroxydecanoyl-ACP dehydratase/trans-2-decenoyl-ACP isomerase, with product MTKANSFNKEELIACGHGEIFGKNSPRLPVDNMLMIDRVVTINDNGGAFGKGEIVAELDINPDLWFFGCHFVDDPVMPGCLGLDAMWQLVGFFLAWEGAVGKGRALGVGEVKFTGQVLPGAKKVTYKLNIKRTIHRKLVMGIADATLEVDGREIYSATDLKVGVFSDTSTF from the coding sequence ATGACTAAAGCAAACAGTTTCAACAAAGAAGAGCTCATCGCCTGCGGCCATGGTGAGATATTTGGCAAGAACTCCCCTCGCCTGCCCGTGGACAACATGTTGATGATCGACAGAGTCGTCACCATCAACGACAACGGCGGAGCCTTCGGTAAAGGTGAAATTGTTGCGGAACTGGATATCAACCCGGATCTCTGGTTCTTTGGCTGTCACTTTGTTGATGACCCTGTTATGCCAGGTTGTCTGGGACTGGATGCCATGTGGCAACTGGTTGGCTTTTTCCTTGCCTGGGAGGGCGCTGTGGGTAAAGGCCGTGCACTTGGTGTAGGCGAGGTCAAATTTACCGGCCAGGTGCTGCCAGGCGCCAAGAAGGTGACTTATAAGCTTAATATCAAGCGCACCATACACCGCAAACTGGTGATGGGTATTGCCGATGCGACTTTGGAAGTAGATGGCCGAGAGATCTACTCGGCCACGGATCTGAAAGTGGGTGTATTCAGCGATACCTCAACCTTCTAA
- a CDS encoding DUF3466 family protein, translating into MKLNSALSLVAMGVISVLQVSQAAPVYEVVNLDEYDLKGNLTDTRTGYGMGVNANNEAIGVAKGKKKLSTSDVDNDDGIIDIEDGIAPEEKITYSINDPIIANNFTFNSQENDPASPWTPNFESVNGSTPPADTDPADPASVNSVDSFFYDVNDAGIRVGAMTGKEKKVDYTGETEGQEYWYYRDFEQRGFVKDGSTEVPLLPPYTTYTKDDKTAELGGWSMASAINSNNLVAGYASTAISNYGAERAAACLSDDNTLPLDVCLQREKYPNANNTRNIQYQMRAYVWQYDNGAVTGTELPLGLTPGDSDYTFTAQGLGLNNSGVVAGRSHVYRYNDSDNLRMDAAYWSKDANGEYKYHWIPVVDDDVRNSIAYDVNDAGILVGSYNKYIQGYIRDKFFIYDTNNPETKPVTPNDFYNTMSDLSSKPRDINNKGQVVGYIESTHDKDKPRPKVGFLFDKESGEFSNLNKLLTCESKGYEKDAEGNWKRHEVSVEDGSGKTLTYNTDIVVVEANSINEEGTIVGTAFIRKPSYQFDEKGNLVIGENGKPLFELNGNGQPVTSYLPRMVVLKPSGSGEACTQVDDGDIDKPFERSGAASLGWLALLPLIWWRRRKI; encoded by the coding sequence ATGAAGTTGAATAGTGCGCTGTCATTGGTGGCCATGGGGGTTATCAGTGTATTACAGGTATCGCAGGCGGCTCCTGTCTATGAAGTCGTCAACCTGGATGAATATGATCTCAAAGGTAACCTGACCGATACTCGTACTGGTTATGGTATGGGCGTTAATGCCAATAATGAAGCCATAGGTGTAGCCAAGGGCAAGAAAAAGCTCAGCACCTCGGATGTGGATAATGATGACGGCATTATCGACATTGAAGATGGTATCGCCCCAGAGGAAAAGATCACCTATTCCATCAATGATCCCATCATTGCCAATAACTTCACCTTCAACTCTCAGGAAAACGATCCTGCCAGTCCCTGGACACCCAATTTCGAGAGTGTAAACGGTAGCACGCCGCCTGCGGATACCGACCCTGCCGATCCGGCCAGTGTCAATTCGGTCGATAGTTTCTTCTACGACGTCAATGACGCCGGTATTCGTGTCGGTGCCATGACAGGTAAAGAGAAGAAAGTCGACTACACCGGAGAAACCGAAGGGCAGGAGTACTGGTATTACCGTGACTTCGAGCAGCGCGGTTTTGTTAAAGACGGCAGTACTGAAGTGCCGCTGTTGCCGCCTTATACCACTTATACCAAGGACGACAAGACGGCCGAGCTCGGCGGTTGGTCCATGGCATCAGCCATCAACAGCAACAACCTGGTTGCCGGCTATGCCAGTACCGCCATCAGTAACTATGGCGCCGAACGGGCCGCGGCTTGTCTCAGTGACGACAACACGCTGCCGCTGGATGTGTGCTTGCAGCGGGAAAAATATCCCAACGCCAACAACACCCGCAATATCCAGTACCAGATGCGTGCCTATGTCTGGCAGTATGACAATGGCGCGGTTACCGGCACTGAGCTGCCACTTGGTCTGACTCCCGGTGATTCAGACTATACCTTTACCGCTCAAGGGCTGGGGCTGAACAACTCTGGAGTTGTTGCCGGACGCTCCCATGTTTATCGTTATAACGATTCAGACAACCTGAGAATGGATGCGGCCTACTGGAGTAAAGATGCCAATGGTGAATACAAGTACCATTGGATCCCGGTTGTCGATGATGATGTGCGCAACTCCATTGCCTATGATGTCAATGATGCAGGGATCTTGGTCGGTAGCTACAACAAGTACATTCAGGGTTATATCCGCGATAAGTTCTTTATCTATGATACCAATAACCCTGAGACCAAGCCGGTTACCCCCAATGATTTCTACAACACCATGTCTGATCTCTCCAGCAAGCCCAGAGATATCAACAACAAAGGTCAGGTCGTGGGTTATATCGAGTCTACCCATGACAAGGATAAACCAAGACCCAAGGTGGGTTTCCTGTTTGACAAAGAATCCGGTGAGTTCAGTAATCTCAATAAGCTGCTGACCTGTGAGTCCAAAGGCTATGAGAAAGATGCCGAAGGCAACTGGAAACGCCATGAAGTGAGTGTTGAAGATGGCTCAGGCAAGACCCTGACCTACAACACTGACATAGTGGTGGTGGAAGCCAACAGCATCAATGAGGAAGGCACCATAGTAGGTACCGCCTTTATCCGTAAGCCTTCTTACCAGTTTGATGAAAAAGGTAATTTGGTGATCGGTGAAAACGGCAAGCCGCTGTTTGAGCTTAACGGTAACGGTCAGCCAGTGACTTCTTATCTGCCGCGTATGGTTGTTCTTAAGCCCAGTGGCAGTGGTGAAGCTTGTACTCAGGTGGACGACGGTGATATCGATAAGCCGTTTGAGCGTTCCGGTGCGGCCAGTTTGGGTTGGTTGGCATTGCTGCCGCTGATCTGGTGGCGCAGACGCAAAATTTAA
- a CDS encoding ABC transporter ATP-binding protein: MSLVRINNGSLAYGYTPLLQQADFSIEAGERVCIVGRNGAGKSSLLKVLAGEVLLDDGEFNIATDVKVSRLQQDPPKAEQGTVYSYIAAGLADVGQLLEEYHQLSQSMAKAQGEALEKMLKNLERLQSKLDHFDGWQLDNRIQQNCRLLGLDPDKPLSELSGGWQRKVALARALVSEPDLLLLDEPTNHLDIDTIEWLEQFLLGYKGAIAFISHDRGFIQKIATRIVDLDRGVVTSWPGDYQSYLDGKQEWLRVEAEQNAHFDKKLAEEEVWIRQGIKARRTRNEGRVRALKALRMERRARLERQGNARMQVSEADRSGKLVFEVQDLNYNLADKDLVRDFSTNVMRGDRIALIGPNGCGKSTLIKLLIGQLAPQSGEIKTGTKLEVAYFDQYREALDPEKTVEENVGEGKSTVTVNGKDRHILSYLQDFLFSPMRARTPVKALSGGEKNRLLLARLLLRPANLIILDEPTNDLDIETLELLESLLTEYEGTLLLVSHDRAFIDNTVTSSWWFGGNGRWSEYVGGYQDAVAQGARFYRDAEEPEAAKPVKQEVAPQKAAEPKTAKKLSYKLQRELDALPALMETLEQELEQLQERVNQPDFYSQDQAIVSSELQQLAEKEQQLEAYFERWEELESMK; the protein is encoded by the coding sequence GTGAGTCTGGTTCGTATCAATAATGGCTCGCTTGCCTATGGTTATACCCCTCTGCTGCAGCAGGCAGATTTCAGTATTGAAGCTGGCGAGCGGGTCTGTATTGTCGGCCGTAATGGCGCCGGCAAATCCAGCCTATTGAAGGTCTTGGCAGGAGAAGTCCTGCTTGATGATGGTGAGTTCAATATCGCCACCGATGTTAAAGTCAGCCGCCTGCAACAGGACCCACCCAAAGCGGAACAGGGCACTGTCTATTCTTATATTGCCGCCGGTCTGGCTGATGTGGGCCAACTGCTTGAAGAATACCATCAGCTGTCGCAGTCTATGGCCAAGGCCCAGGGTGAAGCGCTCGAGAAAATGCTGAAAAACCTCGAGCGGTTGCAATCCAAGTTGGATCACTTCGATGGTTGGCAGCTCGACAACCGTATTCAGCAAAACTGTCGGCTGCTGGGGTTGGACCCGGATAAACCTCTGTCTGAACTCTCCGGTGGTTGGCAACGTAAAGTTGCCCTGGCCAGAGCCTTGGTGAGTGAGCCGGATTTGTTACTGCTTGATGAGCCTACCAACCACCTGGATATCGACACCATAGAATGGCTGGAACAGTTTCTGTTGGGATATAAGGGCGCCATCGCCTTTATCAGTCACGACCGTGGCTTTATTCAGAAGATAGCCACCCGCATAGTGGATCTGGACCGCGGAGTGGTTACCTCCTGGCCTGGTGATTACCAGAGTTATCTCGATGGTAAGCAGGAGTGGCTCAGGGTTGAGGCCGAGCAAAATGCGCACTTCGACAAGAAACTCGCCGAGGAAGAGGTGTGGATCCGTCAGGGGATCAAGGCTCGACGTACCCGTAATGAAGGCCGGGTGAGGGCTCTCAAGGCCTTGAGAATGGAGCGCCGGGCCCGGCTGGAACGCCAGGGCAATGCCAGAATGCAGGTGTCTGAAGCCGATCGCAGTGGCAAGTTGGTGTTTGAGGTGCAGGATCTCAATTACAACCTGGCAGATAAGGACTTGGTGCGAGACTTTTCCACCAATGTGATGCGCGGCGATCGCATCGCACTGATTGGCCCCAACGGTTGTGGTAAATCCACGCTTATCAAGTTGTTGATAGGTCAGTTGGCGCCGCAGAGTGGTGAAATCAAGACGGGCACCAAGCTGGAAGTCGCCTACTTTGACCAATACCGCGAAGCCTTGGATCCGGAAAAGACGGTTGAAGAAAACGTCGGCGAGGGTAAGAGCACTGTTACTGTTAACGGCAAAGACAGGCATATCCTCAGTTATCTGCAGGACTTTTTGTTTTCACCCATGCGGGCCCGTACACCGGTCAAGGCGCTCAGCGGCGGTGAGAAAAACCGCTTGCTACTGGCCAGACTGCTGCTCAGGCCGGCCAACCTTATCATTCTCGATGAACCGACAAATGATCTTGATATAGAGACACTGGAATTGCTAGAGTCTCTGCTCACTGAATATGAAGGTACTCTGCTGCTTGTCAGTCATGACCGGGCCTTTATTGATAATACGGTCACCAGTTCCTGGTGGTTCGGTGGCAACGGCCGTTGGAGTGAATATGTCGGCGGCTATCAGGATGCGGTTGCCCAAGGGGCACGTTTCTATCGCGACGCTGAGGAACCTGAGGCGGCTAAGCCTGTCAAACAGGAGGTTGCGCCGCAAAAAGCCGCAGAACCCAAGACAGCCAAAAAGCTTTCCTATAAGCTTCAACGTGAGTTGGATGCTTTACCTGCCTTGATGGAAACTCTGGAGCAGGAGTTGGAACAGCTGCAGGAGCGCGTCAATCAGCCGGACTTTTATTCGCAGGATCAAGCTATTGTGAGCAGCGAATTGCAACAGTTGGCAGAGAAAGAACAGCAACTGGAGGCTTACTTCGAGCGTTGGGAAGAACTCGAGTCAATGAAGTAA